ACACTTCTTACCAATATCATGATATTTAAACCAAAAATCCAAAATTCAAATGCCAAATGAAGCTCAAAGCACAAATATATAAATTTTGACATTTGGATTTTGATATTCCTTTGAACTTTTGATTTTGAACTTTGACTTTACTCACTGCCTCGCTCTTCCCCCAGCCTTTTCGCGAGCATCCTCTGCTCTTCGAGCGTGTCAATAATGTCGCCTTCGAATCGCCAATGGGTGATCGAGTTTTTGCCGAAAGGGTTTGCATGGATATGCTCGGTCACCGCGGGGATATTGAGTTCCGCACCGCGCAGCAGCTCATGCACGACCGGCTCGCCATCGTTCCCAAACACGGTCACCATGGATTCCCCCTCGATCTGCTTAAGCCGCTCCTCGACCGGGCGATGGTGCCTCTGCATTTCCTTTCCCGGCGGCAGTTCTAAATATCCCTCGCTCTTCGCATGGGTAGCGCTCGCGATATAGACGGTATAACCGCCGAGGTCTAACCGCTCGGCATCTTGCAATTGGGGAATGGGGGTGGACATAATATTTAAAATAATTTTCAATTCTCAATTTTCAATTTCTCCCTCTTCGCGGGATCCCGCGTAGCGGGACAATCAATGTCGCAATGAATCAATTTTCAAACATTGCATCATTGATTCATTGAAAATTAATTGAAAATTGGTATTTGAAAATTGGAAATTACTCACTGGGTTCTCCTACAATCTCCTTCCTCACCTCCTCCAAATACCCCACCACCATTTGTCGGCATAATTCCTGTTCCTCAACGCTTTCAATCGCCGCGCACTCCTCTACATTGCCCGTCACCAAGGCGCGGCAAAGCGCTTGCTGGCGTATGCTTTCAAATGCATTGCATGACTCTGGCTGGCGCGCGTACGCGATGCAGAGGAATTTCAGCTGCGAGCTCTCAGGACTTACAGAATCACAAAAATCTGGGGGCAGCGTGTCACCCGCACTCGCCGCGGCTATTGCCACTTGCGTAAAGCATGAATCGCGCTTGACCCCTTCTTCCTGCGTCTCGCAATAGGCAAGCGATTGGGTAAGCGCTGCGGAGATATTCTCCTCCCCTCCCGCACCCGCAGGCGCGGACGAGTAAGTCACGTCAAGCGCCCCCCACGCCGCGATCCGCACGGCAACCAATACGCACACCGCAACGATGAGCAATCTGCCGCTGCCTTTGTGAAAATCCTCATCTTCCTCTTGCGAAAAAAACCACTTGATTTGGAATAGCCCTATAAGCAGCACCACCAACGCCGTGATGCAGAGCAAAATGCCTGCGACAAACCCTGCGACCCACCACCTCCCCAGTTGTGAAGGCCATGAGGCCGCCGCAAAGCTCGTTCCCACTACGCTGGCCATCATGGCAACAACGACCTGCAGCACCATCAGCCCCCACCCCCACTTCTTGCGCTTCCACAGGCCCACTGCAGTAACAAGCACGAATACGCCTGCCAGAAATAATAACACCTTCAACTGCGGCGCAAGCGCCACGCTCGTGCGAACTCGCGCAAGGCTTATCACTGCCGCAGGCGCGAACGCAACCGCCAGCAGCGCTAATCCCGTCGCCGCGCGCTCGAGTGCCACTACCTTCACGCCCCATGCAATATTTAATTGTTTATGCATATCAGCGTAACACATTAACCATCCAATTCTGCCACCATTTTACCATCCTTCACCCATCCGCGCCACTAAATTAATCAGCCATATCCGTCTTATCCCATCCTATCCGACTTATCCGTTCCTATCCGATCCATTCCGCTTATCCGTCTTATCCCAATATCTCCGACTTATCCGTTCCTATCCGATCCATTCCGCTTATCCGTCTTATCCCACCTATCCGTCTTATCCCAACCTCTCAAATCTAATCAACCTATCAGACCTATTCTGACTTATCCGTCTTATAATCCTATCCGCCACCTCTCGCCCACCTTTCAACTTCCAGCTTCTAACTTCTCCCACTTTCTCCTTGACACAGAGAGATAATACATGGTAAACCAGACTAATTAAATCCATCTTAATAATTCACTAAAATCGTTTCATTAACAAGAAAGGAGGTACGCCATGCGTACCCAAACAATCGTACTAGGGGTCCTGGGGATTTTTATATTCTCAATTTTTTTCATCAGCTGTGGCAAGACTCCCCCACCCCCCGGTTCTGTCCTTGCGTTCTGGGACGGCGTTAGCGGTGGGCTGGAGGATATCCTAAAAGGAGACGTCCAGGTTCTGCTCCCCCAGTCACCAGGCGATTGGGTCCTCCAGGAATCAGAAAAATCCCCGACTGACAAAGGGCTGACCGGCCTTAAGGGGGTCTATTTCTCCGGAGAAGGGGTATCACCGGCAGAATGGGGTCTTTACCTTTGGGATGGGAAAAATTGGCAATGTTCTAATTTAATTATTATGCCATCCCCGCAACTATGGAATACCACGGGGGTCATGGCTCTGGAAACGGGCCATGCCGAATTTAAAGGTTGGTGGTGGAGACTCGTAATGAGGATCCATAGTAAGGAATTGATTTTCCTACCAGAACAGGATCACACCTTCAAGGAGGTGCTGGATTTCCATCCAACATTTTATCGAGTAACAATAAAAGGATTTACACTCGATAAAAAAGGAAATTTTTCTAGGCAAACATTCACATCTGACCTAGAGCCTGGATGGGGTACCGAGTATAATCCTCGCCTATGGCCGGTATCGCTGGCTAATAAAAGCGCCTACGAAGATGTTTTCAGCTTTCTCGAAGCGTTATTCAAAAACCTGGGAGGAGTTTCTCTCCAGAAAGGAGGCGCGCCCCTCGAGCCTTAAGGCTCAACACATGGCTTTATCGCAACGCTGCAAAAATCAAAGCCGCCTTGAATTTATCGGGCGGCTTTTACGTCGTCCAGATTCAATGCGAGAATCCAACCACCGACTTACCCGTTCCTATTTCAACTTATCTCATCCCATCCGATCAATCCAACTTATCCGTTCCTATCCGACCTATTCCACTTATCCAGATCTATTCCAGTCTTTGCAATCCAACCACCAACATATCCATTCCTATCCGTCCTATCCCATCCTATCCGACCTATCCACTCTTATCCGCCTTATAATCCTATCCGCCACCCCCATTCCATCCTCCAACTTCCAGCTTCTATATTCTAACTTCTCCTCTCGCTCCCTTTGACAAATCTCTTCCCACCCTGTATCTTATCAACTCAACACTAAAAATTCCAAAATCGAAAAACAAAAAAGAAAGGAATTTATGCTAGTAAAAATTAATCTTCACGGGCGACTGACAATTAAAGATGCCGTCGCCCAACTCCTTCCACATCGGCATATCTATAAATTAACCTCCCTTGATGAATCAGTCCTAATAATAAGCAGAGGTACTGATGCCGACATAGACACGCTTCGAGCGAAAGGACTGGAAGCGGAAAAAGTGGAAGGAAAATAACCTTAAAAAAGCCGCGACTCTTGTCCGGCTTTTGCTTTTATAAAGCTTCAATTCAAAATCAATTACTCACTTCAATCTTCTAACTCCTATCTTCCATCTTCCAGCTTCTAAATTCTATCTTCAAGATTCCAACTTCCATCTTCCAACTTCCCTTTCCTCCACAACTCATCAACTCAAAAACTCACAAACTAACTAATTGACTGATCAACTGATAAACCGACCAACTGACAAACTGAAAACTACTCCCTCACTCTCGGCACGAGCACGTTCCTCCGCCAGAGCTTGATGCCGCCCCAGCCGAACGCAAACCCGCCGATGTGGGCAAAAAATGCCACGCCGCCGCCCACGATGCCGAGGCTGCCGATGCCGGAGATAAATTGGAAAAAAATCCAGTACAGGAGCATCATGCGCGCGGGCACGGTTTCCCGCGACAGCATGAATCCCCATGTCCAGAGCACGTCAATCCGCTCATGGGGAAATAACACAAGATAGCCTCCCATCACGCCCGCGATCGCGCCCGAGGCGCCGAGCATTGGAATCGTGGAAGCAGGGCCCATGACGATTTGGAGCGCGCTCCCCGCAACACCTGCGGCCAAATAAAATATCAGGTACTTTACATGCCCCAACCGGTCTTCGAGGTTGTCCCCGAAAATGTTTAAAAACAGCATATTGCCGATGATGTGAGCAAATCCTCCGTGGAGAAACAGGGATGTGAAAAGGCTCACTAAATTCACGCCGCGGATAATGTCATAAGGCGTCACCGCATACCTTCCCACAAACGCCTCAAGCCCGCTGCCCAATGAGAGCATATACGCAAACACGGCCACATTCGCGCCGATGATGCCGTAAGTCACGTAAGGGAATTTGCCCGAAGGGGTATGATCGCGGATAGGAATCATACATCAGCAATAAATCCTAAACAGGATTTAGAATTTTTTCACTCACCTTTCTCCAACGAGCGCAATATTCATTTACCGGAATATAGGTGATGCCCAGCTTCGGGTACACATCTTCCGCATCCTGCACACGGTCGTCAATGGCGAAAGAGATACCTTCAGGCAATTTCGCTTTGTATCCCCCTACCACAAGTTCGCCTTCCGGAAACCCGTGCTTTTGAAGCCACTCCTGATACACGCCGCGCTGGTCTTCACCGCGGTGTCCGAGATAGACGAGGCTGAACCGCTCATGCATGACCTTGCAGAATTCAACCGCGCCCTCAACCGGCAAAGATTCTATTAAACGCCGCAGGTAGCCTGAATCGTGTTTGGTGACCTTAAGATAAAGAATGGCCCGATCGTCCAGAATCGTGCCTTCGAGATAAATAAGAAGTTTTGGTTTAATTATCATAATTATGACATGAAGATTCTAGATTATTACCAATCTGTCTTTGCTCTCCCCCTTAAGATAAGGGGGACTTAAAAGGGAGTTATGAAAACTTGCTAAAATTTCTATTACCTCTATCCTACCACATTCCCCGCCACTTAAGCAAAAACACCCTTTGAGGATTTTCGCGATCAATCAACCGCATTGTCATTCCCGCGAAGGCGGGAATCCAGAAATCACCATACTCACGTAATCACTCAACCTACAAGCTTCCTCACCCTCACCTTTGTACTACCATCACTAGGTCTCAAATCTTTCATCTACCTCTCTGTCCTATTCAAAATGACCAAATATCAATTATCAATAATAAAACTTATGCTGGATACAAGGACAATTAATCTCACGATCGTGAAAATAATTGTTCTCTCTTCTCTAAAATAACTGCTTATTGAGTACTACTCTTGCGCAACCCTCTGCACTCAACTCCTTCAGTGAGGTTGCCTGCAAAAAAGTGTCTCGGAGGATTTGCGGGCACGGTCTCCGACCTCACGTCGGAGGAGCAAATCCGAGAGTCAAGTGGCCAACTCCTCGCAGGGGAATTGGACCGCGTCTTTTTCTGCAGGCAATCCGAACGCTAGCCCCCATTGCTCCATTGCCAATTATGAATCGGGACGCACTCCAAAATCCTCCCCCTATGGCTTCGCCATATCTTGATGATAAAAAGAGGGAGGTTAGGTGAGGGTGTCTGTCGCAAATAAGTATATGCCACTTTTCCCATTGCCCACACCATAATTTTCTGTTAAGGTAACTTAATCCAAAAACTTAATAAACAGTGAACTTTTAAAATTTATCCAAAGAAAGGACGGTGTGTGATGACAAGGGTATATGTCGTTAAAAGCGACCACTCATTGGCTCAACTTGTCTTCCCTCCAAGACAAGGGAGAAATAATACCCTGCGGAAACGTGTCAGTGGTATAGTCAAGACCGCAGAGTTCCGCGGGATATTTTCAGGAGGGGAATATGGAGTTTTTCGTCAAAATGATGGGCAGTACATCGGACGGGCTCAACATGACTACGTAAAATTAATCGAATTCTGTACCAAACACAATGGAGGTAAGGCACCGAAAAGTATTTATGTAGTGTAGTAAAACAAATAACCTTTTTAAAAGAAAGGAGGGATCAAATGATCCCACGTTATACGCGGCCAGAAATGGGGGCGATCTGGGACGACATATATAGATTCCGCACATGGCTCAAAGTGGAGCTTGCGGCCTGTGAAGCATGGGCCGAACTTGGCCACATACCCGAAGATGACTTGGAGGAAATCAGGACCAAGGCTCGGTTTGATGTGGAGCGGATTGCGAAAATCGAGAATGAAGTCAAACACGACGTCATCGCTTTCTTGACTAATGTGGCGGAGTATGTCGGCCCTTCGTCCCGATTCATCCATCTTGGTATGACCTCTTCCGATCTGCTGGATACCGCTCTGGCTTTGCAGATGAAAGAGGCTGGAGAAATAATTGAGCAAGACATTCTCACTCTACGGAAGGTGTTGCGTGCGCAAGCGATTGCGCATAAAAACACAATCTGCATCGGGCGCTCTCACGGCATTCATGCAGAACCTACTTCTTTCGGCCTCAAGTTCGTTCTATGGCATGATGAGATGGATCGTAACCTTGATAGGTTACAACGTGCCATCGAAACCATATCCGTTGGGATGATGTCGGGAGCGGTCGGCACGTATGCTTTTTTGGATCCCCGGGTGGAGGAAATAGTCTGCCAGAAGCTTGGACTGAAGCCTGCCCGTATTTCCACCCAAATTATTCAACGTGACGTGCACGCCGAGTTCATGACGACGTTAGCCTTACTCGGCTGCAGCGTAGAAAAGATCGCGGTTGAGATACGCCACCTGCAAAGAACAGAAGTTTTGGAAGCCGAAGAGCCTTTTGCGAAGGGTCAGAAAGGGTCTTCGGCCATGCCGCATAAGCGCAATCCCATTGGCTGCGAAAATATTTCCGGTTTAGCCAGATTGCTGAGAACCAATGCTTTGGCAGCCATGGAAAACGTCGCGCTCTGGCACGAACGGGACATCAGCCATTCTTCGGTGGAGCGAGTCATTCTGCCAGATAGTTGTATTCTGGCAGATTACATGCTGGCACGGATGACCAAGATTCTCGAGAATCTGGTCGTCTACCCGGATAATATGCTGGCAAACTTAAGATTGACGCGAGGCTTGATTTTTTCACAACCTGTTCTCTTGGCTTTGACACAAGCAGGAATGAGTCGTGAGGAGGCGTATCAAATCGTGCAGACACACACAATGGCCTGCTGGCAAGAACGGAGCGATTTCAAGGCGGTCATTTTGGCCGATCGACGCATTACAAAATTGCTAAAGCACGATACAATTGAAGCCTGCTTTGATGAGACCATTGGTCTCAAGCATGTCGATTACATCTATAAAAAGGTCGGCCTTTTATAGGCGCGACTGCATTTAGGGAGGTGATAAGAAAAATAAAAACTCAAAACCCGGGGGATTTTCAAGTCATGACAAGTAACTGGGAGATAGTAAAATGAACCCATTCGAAAAAGATACAATGATAATCGAGGGTAAGACTAAGAAGGTTTATTACGTCAAAGGCAACGAACACCTTGCCATTTTTGAAAATAAACCAGACGTCACAGCCTTCGATGATCCCAAATTCACTAAACAATTCGAAGCAAAGGCCACATACGCCACGACCACAACCTGCCGCGTATTCGAGCTATTGAAAGATGCTGGCATCCCTGTAGCATACAAGCAACGACTATCTGCTTCTGAGTTTCTTGCCTTACGTTGTAATATGATCCCATTAGAAGTGGTTGGCCGTCGACTTGCAGTGGGTAGTTATCTTAAGAGACATCCAGAGCTGGCACTTGATGGCGCCTTACCACCTCATCGTTTCCACCGTCTTGTTGCAGAATTCTTTTTAAAAACTACTGGCGGCAAGTTAATTGGACGAGATGGCGAAATTCTTATTGAAGGATTGGATCCGTCAAAAGGGGAAGAGGATCCGTTTATACCCAATCCGTTCGAACCGGTATGGCAACTCTTCCACTCCAAAAAGCCAACTTGGGACAATTCTGCCAACCTTGAGCGTACCCTAAGATGCGATTCCGTTGCAGGGACGAGCATGATGCAAGAGATGGAAAAAATTCTCCGCCGGGTTTTTTTCGTCCTTGAAGGAGCATGGAATACACTTGGTTATCGTTTAGTTGATCTGAAAATTGAATTCGGTATCACAACTGACGGAAATTGCCTCGTTGTTGCCGATGTAATTGACAACGATAGCTGGCGTCTTCGCGATGCAACCTGGCAAGAGTTAAGCAAACAGCTCTTTAGGGAAGGAGCAGCCTTGGACGAAGTTGAAGAAAAGTATGGCTTTGTAGCGAGCCTGGTTGAACGATTTCGAATTCCTAAACAAGTCATGGTTTTATGGCGTGCCTCAACGAAAGATGATTTCCCAATAACTGGAATCCTACCAGGAGTCGAAGTTCAACAGATAACTTTGTCTGGACACAAATACCCGCAAGTATGCTTAGACAAGTTAGAGGAAATAATGCGTAATTACCCAGACGGTGGAGCTATCGTAGTAAAAGTGGGAATGAGTAATGGACTGGGACCAATGTTGGCCGCACGTACAACCTGGCCAGTTATTACCATTCCCGCATCCACAAAGGATGCCCCAAGCGATGTGTGGAGCTCTTTGCATCTGCCATCACTTGTTCCGATGGCAACCATCCTATCTGATAAAAATGCGTTTGATTTTGCTCTTAATGTACTGTCTGCTAAAAATCCTGCGGTGTATATGCATCGTCAATTCGCAAATGAACAACTCGATAAATAGAAGAAAAAAGGCGGACACGGAGTGAGGAACCTTGTCCGCTTTGCCATTTTTAAGCCCCCATTTCACCCTCTCCAATATCTTCTTTCTTCCCCTCTACCGCTTTCGTCCGCTTTCGTCCGTCTCAACCAGCACTAAAATCTAAACCAACACTAAAAACGAAAGACAATTAATCTCACGATCGTGAGGATAATGTCCCTTCCTGTACATTACCTCTCTCGACAATATCACATTTCCATAAAATTTTCTGTCCATATTCATATGAAGCTCCGCGGGCTTACACCCGCGGTGTCTTCCTCAACAGGAGATCCGGCGGAATCCGCTTTAAGCTGCCTGCCG
This sequence is a window from Patescibacteria group bacterium. Protein-coding genes within it:
- a CDS encoding rhomboid family intramembrane serine protease is translated as MIPIRDHTPSGKFPYVTYGIIGANVAVFAYMLSLGSGLEAFVGRYAVTPYDIIRGVNLVSLFTSLFLHGGFAHIIGNMLFLNIFGDNLEDRLGHVKYLIFYLAAGVAGSALQIVMGPASTIPMLGASGAIAGVMGGYLVLFPHERIDVLWTWGFMLSRETVPARMMLLYWIFFQFISGIGSLGIVGGGVAFFAHIGGFAFGWGGIKLWRRNVLVPRVRE
- the purB gene encoding adenylosuccinate lyase encodes the protein MIPRYTRPEMGAIWDDIYRFRTWLKVELAACEAWAELGHIPEDDLEEIRTKARFDVERIAKIENEVKHDVIAFLTNVAEYVGPSSRFIHLGMTSSDLLDTALALQMKEAGEIIEQDILTLRKVLRAQAIAHKNTICIGRSHGIHAEPTSFGLKFVLWHDEMDRNLDRLQRAIETISVGMMSGAVGTYAFLDPRVEEIVCQKLGLKPARISTQIIQRDVHAEFMTTLALLGCSVEKIAVEIRHLQRTEVLEAEEPFAKGQKGSSAMPHKRNPIGCENISGLARLLRTNALAAMENVALWHERDISHSSVERVILPDSCILADYMLARMTKILENLVVYPDNMLANLRLTRGLIFSQPVLLALTQAGMSREEAYQIVQTHTMACWQERSDFKAVILADRRITKLLKHDTIEACFDETIGLKHVDYIYKKVGLL
- a CDS encoding phosphoribosylaminoimidazolesuccinocarboxamide synthase, translated to MNPFEKDTMIIEGKTKKVYYVKGNEHLAIFENKPDVTAFDDPKFTKQFEAKATYATTTTCRVFELLKDAGIPVAYKQRLSASEFLALRCNMIPLEVVGRRLAVGSYLKRHPELALDGALPPHRFHRLVAEFFLKTTGGKLIGRDGEILIEGLDPSKGEEDPFIPNPFEPVWQLFHSKKPTWDNSANLERTLRCDSVAGTSMMQEMEKILRRVFFVLEGAWNTLGYRLVDLKIEFGITTDGNCLVVADVIDNDSWRLRDATWQELSKQLFREGAALDEVEEKYGFVASLVERFRIPKQVMVLWRASTKDDFPITGILPGVEVQQITLSGHKYPQVCLDKLEEIMRNYPDGGAIVVKVGMSNGLGPMLAARTTWPVITIPASTKDAPSDVWSSLHLPSLVPMATILSDKNAFDFALNVLSAKNPAVYMHRQFANEQLDK